Below is a window of Malus domestica chromosome 13, GDT2T_hap1 DNA.
CTTATTTCCGTAGCTGCTCAGAAGGGGTGGTTTCTACACCAACTTGATGTCAAGTCGGCTTTCCTAAATGGAGTCCTAAAAGAAGAGGTGTTTGTTGACCAACCTCAAGGATTTGTTCTTAAAGGACAAGAGCACAAGGTGTATAAACTTAAGAAGGCACTTTATGGCCTGAAACAAGCTCCGAGAGCATGGTATGGAGagatcgactcatatttcaatgAAAGAGGTTTTCAAAGAAGTGAGAATGAACCTGCCCTCTATGTCAAAACAGAAGGTATTTCAGATATCCTTATTGTTtccttatatgttgatgatttgGTTTATACTGGAAGTAGTCATAATATGATCTTGAATTTCAAGAATGACATGATGAGGAAATATGAGATGAGTGATCTAGGCATgttgcattattttttgggaattagTATCATTCAATCAAATGATGGTATCTTTATTactcaaaagaaatatgcaaaaacacttctagaaaagttcaaaatggTTGGTTGCAAGCCTGTTGCAACACCTCTAGTTGTGAATGAAAAGTTTCAAAGAGAAGATGTTAGTGGTGATGCTGATGAATCTGTGTATAGAAGCCTGGTTGGGAGTTTGTTGTATTTGACAGCGACTAGACCCGATGTTATGTATGTTGCAAGCTTGTTGTCCAGATTTATGCACAAGCCTACTTGCATTCACTATGGAGCTGCAAAGAGGATCCTAAGATACATACAAGGTACACTTGACTTTGGTATTATGTATGAAAGGAATGTTAAGCCCAAATTGTATGGGTTCTGTGATAGTGACTGGGGAGGTAGTGTGGATGACTTGAAGAGCACATCTGGCTATACTTTTACATTAGGGACTGGTGTATTCTCTTGGGCATCTAAGAAACAGAAATCAGTTGCACTATCAACGGCAGAGGCTGAGTATGTGTCGGCTTCAATTGCAACTTCTCAAGCAGTGTGGCTGAGAAGAATTATGCAAGATTTTGGTGAGAAACAAGAATCAGGAACTCATATCCTTTGTGACAATAAGTCAGCTATTGCCATGAGCAAGAATCCTGTCTGTCATGGTAAATCAAAACATATTGCTCTGACGCATCACTACATCAGAGGTGTTGTGGAAGACAATGAAGTGGATGTGGTCTACTGCAAGACAGAAGATCAAGTTGCTGATATCTTCACCAAGGCATTACCAAAGGACAGATTCATCTACCTAAGAGAACTTTTGGGAGTGAAGCAGCAAAGCATTAAGAGGGAGTGTTAAAAGTTAATGCTTTACTTAAACTGATTCTGCTTTACTGAAACTGATTATGTGTAAAAGGGCTGACTGTtgcctttatcagtcgacccatttacttcagtcggcttatgtattgagccatatatatatcagaaatatctaaatgaaaatatagatctctgttTTTACAAAAAGCATCAGCCCTCTATTTCCAAAGCTCTCTGCACtctgtttctttgattttcaatctttatcattttattcaagTTTTATTAATGATGAAAGATTGTCTAAATACCAACATTAGATTCTTATATTTCATGACCAGTATCTAATGGCTAAAAATCTCAACATATAAGATACAGcaaacatactaaaatttttgGCATACATCAGCGTTGCTATATATGTTTTTGTGGAGTGCTGGAAAATAAGAAGCGTCAGAAGTGCAGCAGTTTTGGGATTGTGCCGTGCCGATCGATTTCGATGATCAGAATTTTATATGAGATGCTCCACTACCAGATTCATGGAGAAACAACGCATCATAACTCACACCATGTGAAACTCATTCCTGTTACTTTTCATGATCACTTTGTACAAGAAGCGCAATTATGTTATATGTTAATTATTTTCATGTGGGTTCTCAGCTGTGAATGTTTGATATGTGCATgtaaatattttagttttttttccaaaatttaGAAATATAGTCACTCTCAAGCAGTTCTCAATGCTCGAATCTTCTTCAAGTGGTCAAAATGATTTGTGAACTAAAGTCTTTATAttgttaaaatttgaaatttgattataattctTATATGTATTTGATATAATCACTATCTCAACAGTAAAATGGtaattataataaataatatattcacaTGAATTATATTTGACAGTTAGATAATAATTATACAAGGTTTCATATAGTATGTTTAAAATTCGGGAGCACTTTTAAAGGTTCCTCAAGCAAAAGCTTGAACCACTCTCAATTACCCTCGGGTTGTTGAAATTCTAAAACTCTATAAAAGTGGACTAAAAGTCTTCTACATGTCAAGAGTTTAGCTAGCTAGTTTTCAAAATTCTCCACAAATATATTAGGTGTATATAAATTGTTTAGTGTAAGTGTACACTCACTATATATGTTTAAAAACTAGTAGTTTTACATGAGATTTGTTTTATATCACAATCTATTTACACTAAAGAgaggaaaattttgaaaatttaataAGAGGAGATTATATAGTGACACTCCCATTTAGTATGCATATGTCACATATTTCACTTTCACATATATGCAGGGACGTAGAATGGATAGCAAATTGAGTTTGATTCGTGGAGGTATATGGGAAAAGGCATTAAAGTTTAATAAGATCTTTACTGGGGGTAGATTTTCTTCTACCTTTTGTTAGGCTTCTGTCTAATCAAATGATCAACAGTAAGGCAATTAATTAAGCCTTACTCTATTTTCTCATCATTAGAAACAACATATAGATTCTAGACAAGGCCAAATTAACGTCCTTTTTAAGATCAGAtgatgacaattttttttttttttgaaaaggaTAAGATGATGACAATTATTCAACAAAAGTACTTTCCCATATTTTTCCTTTATACTTTATAATCCTTCTTGGTGCTGTGGCAACATCCACATATTTTATGATCCAAATGGTTTGCAATTGAGATATAAGAGCAGCCGCCAACTGTGACTAGTTGGGGGCAAGGTATTGTCAATTTGGAGAAGGATAAGTCTCCATCTACCTACCCACCGAAACAGGTGAACCGGTGAATTGCAAACCAACTCCTTAAAAGTCAATTTATCAAGCCATGATTTGCCAAATTCGAACGCTGCATCACATACTCAAGGAGAGAACTCTGGCACGACAACTAAGGTTTAACATAGGATTGAGTAAAATCAAAATACAAAGTCCTATATACTATGAGAAATATCCTATACGAATGACGTGATCTGACATCCTTACTCaagttttaaaaattatgttTGTCCTAGTAAGAGATTTTTTATTGTAGAGTCCGATTGACTCATGTTATGAGTACAATATACACAAAAAGATATATAGTCGGTTGTAAGGCAGATTCTCTTATATTTGTATCCGTATATATGCGTGAACACAATGCATGTTGAAGAAAGTAATGAATGACTCGgttggaagtacttttaaaatgtttgaaagcgtttttagaaaaaatatttttggattccaaaagcacttgaagtatTCAAGTATTTTTCTAGGACtcatttgcatttttattaaaaattgattccaaaaatattttcatcaaaacgcTTTTAAATTAAGAAGCCCAAAATTAGAGTTTGGATTGATCAAAAATCTTGGCCCTTTTGGATATAGCCTTTTAGAAAGACCGAGGACtgtaagagcaattccaccggaGTGGAATTTGCCCAGCCCTCAGTCCAAAAAACGTGCCGGGCCTCTGTCAATCAAGTCCACCCCATGAAATGAACTGGTACCCAGCCCGAGCTGGGCAAGAGCCCAGCCCAAAAGAGACTGAGACAAAAGCCGGGGAGGAAGCCTGGCGCGTGCGATTCACGCCGGTTGGGCGCGAGTGCCCGACACGGTTTCAGGCCCGGGCCCGCGTGACAGGCGCACtgactccccccccccccgagtTGGCGACGTGGCTTTCTttcggccgttggatttccaacggtaaaaaaaatttaaattttacttttaacatAGACCGTCggatcaaagatcaacggtccacgtttttttttacaaaaaagtaaattaaaaaaaaaaaaaaggccccaacggtcagaaatatgaccgttggccacgtggcaagtccctggctcttggatttgaatatttttcaaatccaacggtccagattaattaactatattaaaattcattaaaaattattaaaaaatacagaaaaattattaaaaaatacagaaaattttaaaaaaattacagaaatatttgaaaaatgttaatttttttcctataaatacctaaccctcatcttctacctttacaccacattccaatattttctacactttctatactatctacatttcaatattttctacactttaagagaaaaaaatgtcttcgtggaagctcattgaagatgttacgttgtgtgaatgttgggttcacactactcatgatccgattacgggtaatgagatggataagcgagaaatgtggagtaaaattacgaaagcgTTTTGTGATGTACATGGAGAAAACGCCAgaactagtcaaggtcttcaaggtcgttggaaaaaactcaacgcatcctttacttgttggaaaaacgccatctctcatgcttccggtaacctccgtagtgggacaagtttagcggatcaggtgacaatatttttatttatttatatgcattccactcacattaatattttgatttatttaatttcgtatgtaatttttatgttatttcttatgtaatttttatttaatttcttatgtcatttttatttaatttcttatgtcatttttatgtaatttatatgcattccacccgtattaatattttgaatttatttatttgtgttacacccgcattttttaacactatgttatcccacatttttatagacactacaagctcaagcattttacaattcaaagaacgggaacaaatcattcactagatggaaatgttggcaaattgtcaaagattgccctaaatacaaaattgtggcaactggtccagaagttgtcatgcacggTATGGGTCTACATAGTTCTCCAGAACCAGACATGGCCAAACAAGAAGCCGACACATTTCAAGACACGGAAGGGATGCCTGAACAAGTGCCCGAGACCCAACCGACTCGTCAGTCCCTCAGGCCCGTAGGTAAAAAGGcgtcaaagaaaaaaggtagttcttccaagaatgactacactaaatatatggaggaacttactcgccaaggtgaactgaacatggcacgagaaaaggttagagatgaggaaaaagttgCTGCTATGGCAGCAATATTAGCAGCTACTGAGGCCCGTGATGCGGCggctgagagacaaagagaagtagTTAATCGAGAGAACGAGCTGGTTAGAGAAGCACTTCATCGAGAAAATGAATTGCTTCGAGAagaaaggatggctcaagcagatcgtgacactatgagcaagtctctagtaggactgtctccgaattctaaatatttttggacatcgGAAAAAAAAGATGTCAtgcgaaggaggcgtgcaagagatgcgGAAACAAGTCAAGGGGGTTCTAGCAACTTTTGTGACAACCAAGATCCTCGCACCACATATCCTAGCTCGAgagactttgtataatttttatgtattttttatgttttttccttcttttttcttttgaactttatttaatttcttatgtttttttctttttttaggtttgaactttatttaatttcttatgtaatttttatgttatttcttatttatttttaaaactttatttatttttatttaatttattatgcaattttaatgtaattctttatttatttttaaaactttatttcttttgtactttatttaaacacatgaaataagattacataaactcaccaaataaatttaaaaacaaaacacactacatagaattacataaactcaccaaataaatagaattacataaactcaccaaataaacttaaaaacaaaacacactacatagaattacataaactcaccaaatacataaaattacataaactcattaaataaacttaaaaacaaaacacactacatagaattacataaactcaccaaatacatagaattacataaactcactaaataaacttaaaaacaaaacacactacatagaattacataaacttaaaaaaaagatCGTGACATTATTCAACCACAAGCCTCATTCTAATTATCTTCGCCTTCATGCAATCCCcactggtgctcaatcaagtcattctgGCGGGTTACGTGCCAGTATGGCTCTTGCACATTAGTGTAACGTTGaacgatcaattcattgtaacgtccatcgcgTTCCAACGGCTCGTGTTGCACTGGATCTTCGGTCCCATCATGAGCACAAtagatacgtgttcttgagttgttcatcggatccggctcatattcatcgacgccatcataatcatactcatcttcaacaatcatgttgtggagaataatacacgtcatcatgatggatcgaagagcctcgacatcaaacattctagctGCAGCCCTGAtaatcgcccaacgagcttgcaggataccaaaacaacgctcgacatccttcctacacccttcttgacattttgcaaagtgtttttccttttcagtctgtggatgtggcactgttttgacaaatgttgaccaccttgggtaaatgccatctGCAAGGTAGTATGATCCCTCATATTGGGTACCATTAATGGTATATGTGCATCTTGGCGAGTTTCCTTGCAGCAGTTCgtcgaacactggggattgggcaaggacatttaagtcattctgagctcctggaacaccaaaaaaaacatgccaaatccatgtatcaaatgaagccaccgctTCTAAAATGATGCTTTTGGTTCCTTTTCTGTTGCCATATGCTCCTTGccacgcacttggacagtttttccaagtccagtgcatgcagtccatgcttccaatcatgccagggaagcctcgcatctcacccttcctcagAAGCCTTCGCATGTCCCTTGGCGTGGGTGTCCGGAGGTACTCATTGGTGTAGAGGGCTTCAATTGCAGAGCAAAACCGCATCAGGGACTCCAAAACAGTTATTTTTCCCATCCTcgcgatctcatccacttgatctgcagatgctccatatgcaagcattcgcaaggatgccgtaattttttgctcgggaataagacctagaacatgaaaagcatcctctttttgcacaaagtatgaatcatggttgcaaatatcactcatgattttgttgaacaaatttcgttgcattctaaaacgccgtctaaaaatatgatcagggaatatgctattgggaataaaataatcttccaatagatttttacctcgtttttccctttttctatcgaggtttgcaacacgtcttggtttggctatctgacccacagcttccatgacacggcgggaatgtgaggccttctaccttctatggtgatcatcctcatcctcctccatgaagaaagcctcatctccacctccacttccaccttcctcgagattggccaattctgcctgttgtgccaacaacctttgttgttgctcctgcaactgtttatacacccttcttgaagaagacattgtaataaaaactcaagatttgaaaacgatgaacaaggattctgagctaaaaagaaggattgagcttggtgtgaggatggatgtagggatgtagggtttatatggacaaaaaaagcaAGGATGGGGTTCTGGACAATGTCACgtggcactacgtgattggttgaaaatcttatcgaaatcttggctaaattattgtaaaccggaagtgacacgtggcgtgtcgggattggtcgaaaatattatcggaaatctatccacaaaatagtacgttcagataatgacacgtggcatgacgtgattggttgaaaatcttatcgaaatcttgccTAATTTATTGTAAaacggaagtgacacgtggcgtgtcgggattggttgaaaatcttagcggaaatctattcacaaaatagtacgttcagataatgacatgtggcatgacgagattggttaaaaatcctatccgaaattaaaactattttattttcttattcttttagacaaaatttaaaaatattttaaatgggctgggtgccaacgcattttgtagggatggagatcgtttgtgccagcACATTTTTTCACtatgtgccagcgcatttttttaggggtggagatgccttagcctattactgttcattggagtctgttactgttcatttgagtggataaatgcgctggatggcgcaaagtccttaggggtggaattgctctaacaTTTGATGCATGTTGCACCAAAAGGTCCCAACCAAAGCATGTAACTGTAACTACCAGAGTGAGTGGGAGGAGGGTCCAAACTTATTGCTCAAATAAATCAAATGTTACACTAATAATAAACATCTTGCTTTCCCTCGTACCCAATTAAattctcctttcttttttaaaagGCATATGCAAAGTAAGAACTCAAGCTCCCTTAACCACTTCACAATAATGGTCATTATCTCAGTATCAAATGCATGCTGGCTCCACTTTTTGAACCTTCtcatacacatacatatatatattaaatgtgAGAGAAATTTACATGTAACGTGTTACTTATACATTTTTTCTTATTGATCTCTCTCATCATGTGTTAACTTTTTATCTCTCATCATGAACGGTTAGCAAATAAGATATTGCCCAAAATGACACGAAGAAAGAATGAAGAGGTATGAACAGAAGACCAATCACATGAGCCCTCCAGAAAACTTAACCTAACTAGCTCTATATTCCATTAGAAGTTTCAAGACGCATTTGAATCTTATGATCTTTGTGTGTTTTTCCAAGCACTTCTGGTAAACTAACGCATAGACAGACAACAACATCGTTACTCATGTAGGAT
It encodes the following:
- the LOC139190451 gene encoding uncharacterized protein; its protein translation is MLAYGASADQVDEIARMGKITVLESLMRFCSAIEALYTNEYLRTPTPRDMRRLLRKGEMRGFPGMIGSMDCMHWTWKNCPSAWQGAYGNRKGTKSIILEAVASFDTWIWHVFFGVPGAQNDLNVLAQSPVFDELLQGNSPRCTYTINGTQYEGSYYLADGIYPRWSTFVKTVPHPQTEKEKHFAKCQEGCRKDVERCFGILQARWAIIRAAARMFDVEALRSIMMTCIILHNMIVEDEYDYDGVDEYEPDPMNNSRTRIYCAHDGTEDPVQHEPLERDGRYNELIVQRYTNVQEPYWHVTRQNDLIEHQWGLHEGEDN